The Saccopteryx leptura isolate mSacLep1 chromosome 2, mSacLep1_pri_phased_curated, whole genome shotgun sequence genome has a window encoding:
- the LOC136393165 gene encoding large ribosomal subunit protein eL43-like, translated as MAKRTKKVRIVGKHGTCYGASLRKMVKKIEISQHAKYTCSFCGKTKMKRRAVGIWHYGSCMKTVAGGAWTYNTTSAVTVKSAIRRLKELKDQEEGALPLETLLA; from the coding sequence ATGGCTAAACGCACCAAGAAGGTCAGAATCGTCGGTAAACACGGCACCTGTTATGGCGCCTCCCTCAGGAAGATGgtgaagaagattgaaatcagccAGCACGCCAAGTACACTTGCTCCTTCTGCGGCAAAACCAAGATGAAGAGGCGGGCTGTGGGGATCTGGCACTATGGATCCTGCATGAAAACAGTCGCTGGTGGTGCCTGGACCTACAACACCACCTCTGCAGTCACAGTCAAGTCTGCCATCAGAAGACTGAAGGAATTGAAAGACCAGGAGGAAGGAGCTCTACCTTTGGAAACACTGCtagcctaa